One Argentina anserina chromosome 6, drPotAnse1.1, whole genome shotgun sequence genomic window, TGAGAGAGATACCAGTCTCAAAATCTGCATAGACAATCTTCCAGGTGGATCCAAAATTTTTGAGTTAGTAGTAAAGTTTTGTTATGGTTGGAAGGTTGATCTAACAGCTGCCAATGTTGCTCCATTATATTGTGCCGCACATTTCTTGGAGATGAGTGATGATTTTGAAGTAGGAAACCTCATGTCCAAAACTGAGGCATTTTTAAGCTTTTTGATATTTTCATCATGGAAAGACACTTTTCGTATTTTGAAAAGTTGTGAATCCATTTCTTCCTGGGCAAAAGATTTTAAAATCACAAAACGAAGCTCAGAAGCCATTGCTTGGAAGGCCTGCAAAAACCATAAGAAGTTTAGtcatgaagatgatgatatgCAGTGCTTCAGTGTTCTGCCCAATAATGTAGAGAACTCAAAAGTAGAAGATGCACTTGACAATTGGTGGTTTGAAGATGTTTCATCCTTACGAGTAGATCATTTCATTGAAGTGGTTCAGTCCCTAAAATGTAGGGGGATGAGAGCAGACCTTGTTGGAtcatgtatagctcattggaCTGTTAAATGGCTTTCAAGAATTACCTCTGGACTTGATAGTATGACCCCCAAGCATATGACACATCAATACGTAAGAGTTACAACCGAGTGCTTGATTAAGGTACTGCCTGTAGAGGAGAAATCAGTCACTTGCAATTTTATGCTTCACCTTCTGAAGATAGGGTTCGTGACAAAAGTGAACTCTGATTTGTTGAGTCTGCTTGAAAGAAGAATCACTTTTTTGTTGGATCAATGTCGTCCTCTAGATCTCTTGGTTAGGAACTATGGAGATAAAGATAGCGTCTATGATGTGAATCTTGTTACAAGGGTGGTGCTGGCTTATGTTTCTATCGTCTCAAGAAGTATCACCCCAAAAATGTTTGCTGTTGGAAGGTTGGTGGATGGGTATCTTACACTGGTGGCAAAGGATGAGAACCTCAAGATGAGTAATTTCCGGTTACTAGTAGAAGCATTGCCTAAGGAGGCTCGTTTTTGTGACGACAATCTATATAGAGCCATTGATATGTACCTCAAGGTAActaacagtttttttttttaatattctaGTTTCTTGAGATAATGTGCTTCATGACATTTACATCAGCATCTTACTAATGTTCTTACAGGCGCACCCTAGCTtaacagaagaagaaagaatggCTCTATGTGGATTCTTGGAATATCACAGACTATCCCAAGAGGCTCGTGAACATGTAGCAAAGAATGATCGGTTGCCTGTGACGATTACAGCACGGTTTATTCTTCTTGAGCAAGTTAACATGACAAGGTCAATGACAGCTATTGGCTCAAATTACCGAAGAACAAATACTCAGGCAATTGTGAGAGTGAACAAAGGTGTAGGTAAGGGGTGGATGAATTCCCAGAAGGAACTAAACATGATGACAAAAGAGGTTGAAACAATGAGGGTGCAACTTAATGATCTGCACATGTGTAAATTAAAGCTTCAAAATCAACTGAAAGGATGTATTGTATAGAATATACAATTGCAGCGGCAATGCATGGGGAATAATATTAATGCCTCACATTGATGGTTTTATAATTGGAAAGTTGTATGACCTTATATGGTTCCTTTCTATGAGTTATTGTCCACTGCTATTAAGAATAACTTTTATTAGTCATTATAAGTTTTGATGTGAGGAAAACAGCATGAACTTTTAGCCATTATTATTGAGATCAAATCCAGATCTTCAACTTTGCTCAGGTTCTGCGGTTCTACCTTAGCTGGAATGTGCGAGAGTAGAGACCATCTAATAAGACTGCACTCTGTATAAGTGTATCTCATCTTCTTAAGTTGACTTGCAACCCCAAGCCCGTTGAACACAAACAGCAACAACTGATCTTGGTCATTTCACTATTTTGAGAAACTTCAGCTTGACTAGCCATCAACTTAAGAACAAGGGAGTTCATCAACCATATCTGGCTGTATGTGGCAACGAGGAAGGAGAAGTGTAAAGTGTTCATAAGGGAAACAATGGTTCTTGATATGTGATTACCTCCAACTTCAACATGTTTGTTTACCAACCGTAGCAAACTaaaattatgtatatatatccaACTTGTCAAGTAGTTTTCACCGTACTAAATCACCCTTGACATGTATGGTGTAGTTCTACAGTAAGACCTCTATAAATGAATAATGTCGGGACTAGAAGAAATTATTACTTTAACGGAATTATTATattatcgataaattaataatttatttatttatcaataaattattattttatagagTTTTGTTGTTATTCCAACTAAATTGATGATAATAGTTTAGTTTgacttgtaataacccgaattttcgagtttaatttcttttaatttcttgtaaaTTATTATGTTTGGTAATTCGAGTAAAATCACATTCTATAACTTCTCATCGATATATTTACGAAATGAAAGTGATTTCGGAAATTTAAGCTTGAAAAAACATTAAGTTTTCAGTTGCTCAAGAATTGATTTTTAATCCGTCGCTTAtctctgaaaacttccttcacaaaaatcgtagagctcgtcgatacgagttcgtggacatgtggcACACCTTAATTGGATGTCGTATGTGGAAGTTGTTAGCAACAAAAGTTTGGTTTCTGATTTTAGAAGGTTATAAAAGGACTTTTTTAGAAactcaaaaatcaaaaaaaatcaaaagggGATTCCAGAGCGGGCCGCCCGACTCCATCTCAGCCTGATTTTTCTCCTCCGGCGATCTCCTTCCTCTGGTCAAGGTGTTCGACACCGCCGATGTCGTTGGAACTACACCCCTCGCTGCGTTTCAGCCGCAACCAAGAGCGCACAGCTGCGGCACCGTCGAGCTCGACGTCGCCGGCGAGGTTGGGGCACGAGGCGGCTGTCGCAGGTCTTCCCTCCTCCTTCTAGGTGTGAATCCAGCGGCAAAGGGGTTCGAATTGAGTTGTTTCACCTCCGATCCGAGTTTCTTGCGTCGGCGTTTCCGGCGGTCTCCGGCCGGATTGGATCTAACTGCAGGTATGGTTATGACATACTTGTGATCTATGTTTTTGATGTTGGAAGTTGTGTGATTTGTTGAAGTTTTGGATGGAGATGTTAGTGGTGCACGTGCCGCCGCCTAGGGCGGCGTGTGAAAGCAGGTGCGGCGGCAGAGAGTAGGTATAGGCCCTAGGATGGTTGTAGGAAGAAAATTGGTTGGTTTTGATGGCTGCAAGTGAGGTCACGCGCGGCTGCTTGAGCGGCACGTAAGCACCACACGCGACTGTCGGAGGGCGGctcgtgagccccacgcgcggccgtcTAGGGCAgtgcatgaacagtgtttcgtGAACAATGATTCATAAACAGTGTTTCATGAAAAGTGTttcgtgaacagtgtttttactataattattattctcctgatttttttttatgcgGGTCGTTTTCCTAAGCACGTTGTTATGCCACTAGGTGattgacgaaacgagtgagagaATCTCTCTTAATGTCgtagaagttgcacgcaggaaaataaggtgagtaaatctcactatgaccagtctacccttggcggtgacttgCATTTATGTTAAGATGCATTTaagattaatgaaatgatttCTCTAGATGGAATGAACAGTGATGTCgatataatatagtgagtTGTGCATGTGcacaaaaatggtaaatacaatacatatatatagtttgctatattgtATGCGTtacggtttttatttaaattatacaattttattgttttcgaTTAATTGTGGCGGATGAGACCGGAAGGGAAGATTGTAATACCCCAATTTTTCGAGTTTCATTTTTTGTAATGTCTCGTAAATTGTTATGCTTGGTAATTCGAGTAAAATCACATTCTACACCTTTTCGTCGATGTCTTTACGAAatgaaagtttttttttctggaaatttaaggttgaaaaacgttacattttcagtggctcaagagttgacttttaatccgttgCTCTTCTTTGAAAACTTCATTCGCGAAaattgtagagctcatcgatacgagttcatgAACACGTGACACACTTTAAgcggatgtcgtatgtgaaagttgttagcaacggAAGTTATCTTTACAGATATAGGAATCGTAAGTTGATCTTCCAAGCACAAAGATCATGTTTGCAAATTGTTCAGCATCTTGAACTGCGGGAACTGCAATTGATCCAATATTTACTTAGCTAGACAGAATCATGACTAGATTTCCCAAGATTTTAACTCGAGTCCATTCCTTCTGTGATCCATCAAACTGGTAAATATGACAACAATTGCCAGTGTCATCGAGAGAATAAATTGCTAAGAAGAGTTCCCCATCAGCCTCAACCAAGTAAAGCTCATCGTTCTCCTTTCTTCTCAAGGAAGAGGAGGACGAGGAGGTAATGAAAGGACTGCATTGCTCAGCGACGTCATTAGCTTGTTCGTTGCGAAATTCGCTTCTGAAGGTGAGGATATCCATTACTACAGAGAATTCCACTGAGCAAACGCAATAAAAAGCTCCATTCATGTAGAGCACATCATGCAACTTTTTGTCATGATCAGGTAGATTTTGAGATATCCACTTCTCATCTTTGAGATTACATGTGTATATTCTGCATATCTTTCCCCCTGAATCAGGTCCAGGTCTACCACAAGTAACAAGGATATAACAACCATCAGGAGAAGTTGGACTTGTCGTGAACCTTGATACTTTTATTTCGAGGTCGGCTTCAAAGGTCAATGGAGGCAAACCAATAATCTTATTACGAAACGGATTATGAGACAAGAACTTGAATAACTTGTCCTCACTGCCATGGCACTCATCCGATAGAAGCAACCAGCCATTTTTTGAAGCAAGAACTACGCACTTGGTTGGACGTTCCGCTAAGACATGTGCAAACGAGTAAGTTTGTTTGTAAAAAGAATGCAGAGTAGAGGATACTTTCTGAACAATTCAAAAGATGATGTTGGCTTTCCAACGTATTCAAAAtctcactctcactctcaAAACGCATTAAATTCATAGTGATctaaataaaccaaattaaattaggccttctctctctttctttctttcgttcTACTGTATTAGGAACAGAGTAGCCGACCAAATTGGGAAGCAGATCGATCACCAGAAGATTTGATCGAGTTAACTAGGAAACTCTAATGTTTTGTAAATTTGTTTTCCTCATGCTaatataagaagaaaaaagaagaatgaaCACTTTGAGGTCAATTTCGTCATTGAACCATCTGATTGGATATATCATCCTTAACTCCAGTAGCGGCACTCACTCACCCTCAAAAAATGGCGGACGACTCAGATTATGGAGCCTTCACAGAGAAACTCATGCTGCAACCAAGTTCTTCATCTCATGATCTTCCCTTGAGTGGCCTCACTTTTGCTGTCAAAGACATGTGAGACACACTTACTCTACACCCTTGTCCTCTTTCTAGATATATGTAGCTCACTTAGCTAGCATCTTGCATATTATTCTCTATATCACTCTCATATTGGTGAGTGCTTCAGCTTTGTATCATCACATCAGAATTGTCTTATGTACTTGACATGCTAAGTTCAGATTCTGGGTTGATTGACTTATCACTCAATTCTTGAAAGATCAATTTGCATGTGCTTGCTTGATTGTGCTTATGTTTGTACACACCTAATGAATTAACTATTTGTTAAGTTCTCTGTATGAACTTATTTGTATTGTGAAACTATATTGATGAGCTCCAGGGTAGTTTTGATGGCAAACTGTGTTCATGTGTTTAACTGGGCAAAGCTAATACCTTTCTCTGACTTGGGTTTCAACATGGAATCAGATTTGATGTGGCTGGATATGTGACGGGATTTGGAAATCCTGATTGGGCAAGGACTCACCCAGTTGCTGAATCGACAGCTCCTTCTGTTTCGACAATCTTAAGAGGAGGTGCGACATGTATTGGTAAAACTGTCATGGATGAAATGGCATACAGGTCAGTGCACATTGACgatcaactctctctctctctctctctctctctctctctctctctctctctttgttttacttttatgGTCTCGAGGAATGGCAATATGTCTGTTAGTTTTCGTAATAGTTCGTTAAAGGTTGAAGGCACTTGGCAGTAATCAAGTTTGATTTACTTTTGGAGCTTCACTAGAAAGAcctttaaaatttcatgtatGAATGTTGGCACTTGGCAGTATAAATGGAGAGAATAAACATTATGGTACACCGGTAAATCCATGTGCACCAGACAGGGTGCCTGGAGGATCTTCTAGTGGCTCTGCTGTTGTAGTAGGTGCAAACCTTGCAGATTTTTCTTTAGGTAATTGACTTGGATTTACTTGTAtgatttttgaaatttcatacCTCTCAATGTTGAAGGTTGAGAATGAGTCTCATTATTTCAGGAACTGACACCGGAGGAAGTGTGAGAGTTCCTGCTTCATATTGTGGAATTTTTGGGTTCCGACCTTCTCATGGCGTCATTTCTACTTCGGGAGTTATTCCTATGGCACAAAGTTTTGATACTGTGGGTAAGGAATTATCAGTTTTTAGTTTGCAGACTGTCTTGCACAAAGTTTCGTTTTCTCTACTTAATATCTTGATGAGgtcattttaattttcttcagTTTCTCTGGTTCAATCATCATATGTCACCCAAGTTACTGCATAAATATTGTATGCCGCTGACACCAACTTCTTTTGTAGGATGGTTTGCTAGGGATCCTGTGCTTTTGAGTAAAGTTGGACGGGCATTACTGCAAATTCCTGATGTGCATCCTGTCAGACCAGCTCAACTGATCATTGCTGAAGACTGTTTCCAGCTCTCAAGCATTCCAAGTGATCGAGTAAAAAAAGTACTTGTTCACTCAGTTGAGAAGTTATTTGGGGGTAAGCAAATTGGTTGGTTAAATTATTGAGGTGTAGCTATATGCATCTTGATTCGTACCACTTCATACATTTGCAGCACTATTAGATCGAAATACCATCTAACTTGAGTCTATTGTATATTTTATCATCTGAAAATGATCATCCCCTCAGTTCTTCATTTAGTTGTCCTGCAGAGATATGATGCAGACACATTTGTATTCATACGCAAGAAGTTGGTAACATATTAGACCTAATGCTGTTATTAGTACTAATGCAGGTCATGTTTTAATTAAGTACGCAAATGTTGGGGATGTTGTGAAGGACAAAGTTCCAAGCTTGAACTGTTTCTTCGAAAAAGGAAATGCAA contains:
- the LOC126799952 gene encoding root phototropism protein 3-like, whose product is MFKPFVFPRHYKPYTSGGRIVDREPFGAGLNQCVICPVNSSMVAETIDKKNQNWFVRTRDANDLIIQVGDSNFHLHKLSMVMRSGYLNRLVFQTSNGHERDTSLKICIDNLPGGSKIFELVVKFCYGWKVDLTAANVAPLYCAAHFLEMSDDFEVGNLMSKTEAFLSFLIFSSWKDTFRILKSCESISSWAKDFKITKRSSEAIAWKACKNHKKFSHEDDDMQCFSVLPNNVENSKVEDALDNWWFEDVSSLRVDHFIEVVQSLKCRGMRADLVGSCIAHWTVKWLSRITSGLDSMTPKHMTHQYVRVTTECLIKVLPVEEKSVTCNFMLHLLKIGFVTKVNSDLLSLLERRITFLLDQCRPLDLLVRNYGDKDSVYDVNLVTRVVLAYVSIVSRSITPKMFAVGRLVDGYLTLVAKDENLKMSNFRLLVEALPKEARFCDDNLYRAIDMYLKAHPSLTEEERMALCGFLEYHRLSQEAREHVAKNDRLPVTITARFILLEQVNMTRSMTAIGSNYRRTNTQAIVRVNKGVGKGWMNSQKELNMMTKEVETMRVQLNDLHMCKLKLQNQLKGCIV
- the LOC126798812 gene encoding amidase 1; this encodes MADDSDYGAFTEKLMLQPSSSSHDLPLSGLTFAVKDIFDVAGYVTGFGNPDWARTHPVAESTAPSVSTILRGGATCIGKTVMDEMAYSINGENKHYGTPVNPCAPDRVPGGSSSGSAVVVGANLADFSLGTDTGGSVRVPASYCGIFGFRPSHGVISTSGVIPMAQSFDTVGWFARDPVLLSKVGRALLQIPDVHPVRPAQLIIAEDCFQLSSIPSDRVKKVLVHSVEKLFGGHVLIKYANVGDVVKDKVPSLNCFFEKGNASQEYNIPSLAALSSAMRLLQRNEFKTNHGEWIKTVRPDLGPGISERVWQAVRAADENTNVCHSVKTELRGVLTELLGDAGVLAIPTVPGPPPKLQTDPTTLETFRARAFSLLSIAGVSGFCQVSIPLGMYEDLPVSVSLLAKHGSDGFLLSLVETLNATLKEQVESLSMHPCL